From Arachis stenosperma cultivar V10309 chromosome 2, arast.V10309.gnm1.PFL2, whole genome shotgun sequence, one genomic window encodes:
- the LOC130962880 gene encoding uncharacterized protein LOC130962880 — protein MVDFFCQHSQDRKKCPCHPSAEVNREDKAEKVNEEEDRDDENEDIDDEEITIKKMPNGLLNLIIGESIQKEIREEWWNSLIVKLLGRKISLLALKRRLETMWAKMGSIEVIDLGGDFFLIRFFNSEDLDYALMEGPWKILDHYLTVQFWKPDFDPTTASIDKIAAWVRLPGLAIEYYNMTILQKIGNIVGRTLKVDIEYEGLHLVCFSCGRVGHDRENCPEKKKNASESQNGNGENTARNPERHTRGKKSTNYGEGTSKGGNVQEKRQNVGGNGKQSRFAVLQIEESFNDEILAWNIRGIANHASVSTLKELVRQKHPDLVLLCETKCSGARAKEIIRSLGFKYYCIHEAQGYSGGIWALWNCDSLQVYLERGQRNGLERVFKRLDRALANADWRSSFSDARVEVLPRVRSDHHPLLVIMKPERMDKGEKPFCYEAMWKSHPNFDEFRKRRVLNRINGIQKALTYGRNPFLEDLEQQLVTELEEILNQEETLWLQKSRQNWIVDGDRNTRYYHTKTAIRRKKNRILKLRKSDGQWCDQHEEVMEMVMNFFKALYQEENGNCTYLNTVFTFPELRKDLKDVLSIPPSYTQIQKALFDIGSLKAPGEDGFPALFYKENWNVIKGSFIPFILQLWHNPRIIESINQTLITLIPKVPNPEFISQFRPIALCNVAYKAITKIVISKLKPLLADSISPNQASFIPGRMIHDNVIIAKELWHNIRKLKGKKKFMSIKIDFEKAYDRLKWSFIEKVLEEFGVPDQLKNIILSCVSSVSYKIVWDGCKTEAFLPTRGIRQGDPMSPYLFVMAMEKLSHLIEENVVQSDWMPMRVGREGPSISHLLFADDLLLFAEASTQQIDNIGRVLDLSCTVSGLKINQAKSTISFSKNVEQSLKDIITNRCKFKETVELGKYLGAMITNGRTQKRDFKGAVERVKNKLSGWKVGCLSFAGRVTLAQSVLTPSLNYDMMHSIMPKGICQEIERLQRRFIWAENAGERKFHNVGWHILCKPKILGGLGFKSLSLMNEAFMLKAFWRLVVDNDTLWARVLLNKYDKGRQFPGEMKVKGSDSQFWKNLKKMKTIFDKNTRFSIGNGKSTRLWDDPWVENEPLREHLTSNQIPAELKNMTVIEAVEQNNDWNYPLLKNHLPDIIINKIRAIHPPLQEAGRDGIWWNATQNGVFSVASAYKLLAGHGKPQDQVWNVIWKWRGPQRMQCFLWVTTHQKLMTAKRRSKLFGAPPFCHRCQGVQETQEHLLRDCPAASRIWTQFIHPAFLQDFFRAPFEAWLRWNLSTELGRSNQIDWITQFVVTCWWLWHWRNKEIFMPGFTRPNYPCSFICNQTISIKNAPYKLYTGEYREKVERQISWSCPPTNWIKLNSDGASCGNPGTALCGGLLRNEMGHWVAGYYSNLGICSAFQAEIWGLLHGLKTAWELGIRRLIVDLDSKVLVEVITKENAENHPSNLIRIISKWLKKNWQVRVSHTYREGNRTADFLAREGLKCNPGFNFVDVPPALLRQILFDDCRRTFLPRLISVL, from the exons ATGGTCGACTTCTTTTGCCAACATAGTCAAGACAGGAAAAAGTGCCCTTGTCACCCCAGTGCGGAAGTCAATAGGGAAGATAAAGCAGAAAAAGTAAATGAAGAGGAGGACAGAGATGATGAGAATGAAGATATAGATGATGAGGAGATTACTATCAAAAAGATGCCTAATGGCTTGCTGAATCTGATTATAGGGGAGAGTATACAAAAGGAAATTAGGGAAGAATGGTGGAACTCCCTAATAGTGAAACTGCTTGGCAGAAAAATCTCTCTTTTGGCTCTGAAAAGGAGATTGGAAACTATGTGGGCCAAAATGGGAAGCATTGAGGTAATAGACCTGGGTGGTGATTTCTTCCTAATAAGGTTTTTCAATTCAGAGGATTTGGATTACGCGCTTATGGAAGGACCGTGGAAGATTCTGGATCACTACTTGACTGTTCAGTTTTGGAAACCAGATTTTGATCCAACTACAGCGTCCATTGACAAGATTGCTGCCTGGGTGAGGCTCCCAGGACTAGCAATAGAATATTACAACATGACTATTCTACAAAAAATTGGGAATATAGTGGGAAGAACACTGAAAGTGGATA TTGAATATGAAGGGCTCCATCTAGTTTGCTTTTCATGCGGAAGAGTGGGCCATGACAGGGAGAACTGCCctgagaagaaaaagaatgcTTCAGAGTCTCAAAATGGTAATGGCGAAAACACAGCAAGAAATCCAGAG AGACATACACGTGGCAAAAAATCCACAAATTATGGAGAAGGTACCAGCAAAGGTGGAAATGTGCAAGAAAAAAGACAGAATGTGGGTGGAAATGGGAAACAATCCCGTTTTGCTGTGCTGCAAATAGAAGAATCTTTCAATGATGAG ATCCTTGCTTGGAATATAAGAGGGATTGCCAACCATGCATCGGTTAGCACCCTTAAAGAACTGGTTAGACAGAAGCATCCTGATTTGGTGCTCCTTTGTGAAACTAAATGTAGTGGCGCGAGGGCTAAGGAGATTATCAGAAGCCTGGGTTTCAAATACTATTGTATACATGAAGCACAGGGCTACAGTGGCGGCATCTGGGCTCTGTGGAATTGTGACTCCCTACAG GTTTACTTGGAGAGGGGGCAGCGCAATGGGTTAGAGAGAGTTTTTAAACGGTTGGATAGAGCCCTGGCTAATGCAGATTGGagaagctctttctcagatGCTAGAGTTGAAGTACTTCCTAGAGTGAGGTCTGATCATCACCCTCTCTTGGTGATTATGAAACCGGAAAGAATGGATAAAGGTGAAAAGCCCTTCTGCTATGAGGCTATGTGGAAATCACACCCCAATTTTGatgaattt agaaaaagaagagtcCTAAACAGAATCAATGGTATCCAAAAAGCTTTGACCTACGGCAGAAATCCCTTTCTCGAAGACCTGGAGCAGCAACTTGTTACAGAGCTTGAAGAAATTCTGAATCAAGAAGAAACACTCTGGCTTCAAAAATCTAGACAGAATTGGATTGTTGACGGAGATAGAAATACAAGGTATTACCATACAAAAACAGCCATAAGgaggaagaaaaatagaatcCTTAAGCTTCGAAAAAGTGATGGGCAGTGGTGTGACCAACATGAGGAAGTTATGGAGATGGTAATGAATTTTTTCAAAGCCCTTTACCAAGAAGAGAATGGCAACTGCACCTACCTTAATACAGTTTTCACTTTTCCAGAACTCCGTAAAGATCTTAAAGATGTCCTTTCTATTCCTCCTTCATACACTCAGATCCAAAAAGCGTTGTTTGACATTGGGTCCTTGAAAGCCCCTGGGGAGGATGGTTTTCCAGCCCTCTTCTATAAGGAGAATTGGAATGTAATAAAAGGTTCGtttatcccttttattttaCAACTCTGGCATAACCCTCGGATTATTGAATCCATCAATCAAACTCTCATCACTCTAATTCCTAAGGTTCCTAATCCAGAATTTATCTCGCAATTTCGGCCTATAGCACTGTGTAATGTTGCTTACAAGGCCATcactaaaattgtgatctccaAACTCAAACCCCTCCTTGCCGATAGCATTTCTCCAAACCAGGCTAGTTTTATACCTGGCAGAATGATACATGACAATGTTATTATTGCCAAAGAGCTGTGGCACAATATAaggaaattaaaaggaaaaaagaagtTCATGTCTATAAAAATTGACTTCGAAAAGGCATATGACCGGTTGAAGTGGAGCTTTATCGAAAAGGTCTTGGAGGAGTTTGGAGTTCCAGACCAATTGAAAAATATCATTCTCTCTTGTGTGTCTTCTGTTTCTTACAAAATCGTGTGGGACGGGTGTAAGACGGAGGCTTTTTTGCCTACTCGGGGAATTAGACAAGGTGATCCGATGTCACCCTATCTCTTCGTTATGGCTATGGAGAAACTCTCTCACTTGATTGAAGAAAATGTTGTGCAAAGCGACTGGATGCCTATGAGAGTGGGTCGGGAAGGGCCATCAATTTCTCACCTTCTCTTCGCAGACGACCTGTTGCTTTTTGCTGAGGCTTCCACTCAACAAATAGATAATATTGGGCGAGTCCTTGACCTTTCTTGCACTGTGTCGGGATTAAAGATAAATCAAGCAAaatcaaccatatctttttccAAAAATGTGGAACAAAGCCTGAAGGATATTATCACTAACAGATGCAAGTTCAAGGAAACTGTTGAGCTGGGAAAATACCTGGGTGCTATGATTACCAATGGAAGAACGCAAAAAAGAGACTTCAAGGGTGCAGTGGAGCGGGTCAAGAATAAACTTAGTGGGTGGAAAGTAGGATGCTTGTCTTTCGCTGGTAGAGTTACTCTGGCTCAATCTGTGTTAACTCCCTCTCTGAACTATGATATGATGCATTCCATTATGCCTAAAGGAATCTGTCAAGAAATTGAAAGATTACAACGAAGGTTCATCTGGGCAGAGAATGCAGGAGAAAGAAAATTTCACAATGTGGGGTGGCATATTTTATGCAAACCCAAAATCCTTGGAGGCTTGGGATTCAAATCTCTTTCCTTGATGAATGAAGCCTTCATGCTCAAAGCTTTCTGGAGATTAGTGGTGGATAATGACACTCTCTGGGCAAGAGTACTACTGAATAAATATGATAAAGGGAGACAATTTCCTGGTGAGATGAAAGTCAAAGGCTCAGATTCTCAATTCTGGAAAAATCTTAAAAAGATGAAGACGATCTTTGACAAGAATACAAGATTTTCAATTGGTAATGGTAAATCGACTCGTCTTTGGGATGATCCTTGGGTAGAAAATGAACCTCTTCGTGAGCACCTAACCAGTAATCAGATCCCTGCGGAGTTAAAGAACATGACAGTTATTGAAGCTGTGGAACAAAACAATGATTGGAACTACCCCCTTCTAAAGAATCATCTCCCGGATATTATCATTAACAAAATAAGAGCTATCCATCCTCCTCTTCAAGAAGCGGGCAGAGATGGAATTTGGTGGAATGCAACTCAAAATGGAGTTTTTTCTGTTGCGAGTGCTTATAAACTTTTAGCAGGGCATGGGAAACCACAAGATCAAGTGTGGAATGTGATATGGAAATGGAGAGGACCCCAAAGAATGCAGTGTTTCTTGTGGGTGACCACACACCAAAAACTCATGACTGCaaaaagaagatcaaaactttttGGAGCACCTCCTTTCTGCCATAGATGCCAAGGAGTCCAAGAGACCCAAGAGCACCTGTTAAGAGACTGCCCAGCAGCATCTAGAATTTGGACCCAATTCATTCACCCAGCCTTCCTTCAAGATTTCTTTAGAGCTCCCTTCGAAGCGTGGCTCAGATGGAACCTTTCCACTGAGCTTGGCCGTTCAAACCAAATAGATTGGATAACACAATTTGTAGTTACCTGCTGGTGGTTATGGCACTGGAGAAATAAGGAGATTTTTATGCCAGGTTTCACCAGACCTAATTATCCATGCTCCTTCATTTGCAATCAAACAATTTCGATCAAGAATGCTCCTTACAAGTTATATACTGGAGAGTATAGAGAAAAAGTAGAAAGACAGATCTCATGGTCATGTCCACCTACCAACTGGATCAAATTGAATTCTGATGGTGCTTCATGCGGAAACCCAGGGACAGCATTATGTGGAGGACTCTTAAGGAATGAGATGGGGCATTGGGTTGCTGGATACTATTCGAACTTGGGAATCTGTTCAGCTTTCCAAGCAGAGATTTGGGGCTTATTACACGGGCTGAAAACAGCCTGGGAGTTGGGAATCAGGAGGCTTATTGTGGATCTGGATTCAAAAGTGCTTGTGGAGGTCATTACTAAAGAAAATGCAGAAAACCACCCCAGTAATTTGATCAGAATTATCTCTAAGTGGCTGAAAAAGAACTGGCAAGTTAGAGTAAGCCATACTTATAGAGAAGGAAATAGAACTGCTGATTTCTTAGCTAGAGAAGGATTAAAGTGTAACCCAGGTTTCAATTTTGTTGATGTGCCACCAGCACTTTTGAGACAAATTTTGTTTGATGATTGTAGAAGGACTTTCTTACCCCGGTTGATTAGTGTCTTGTAA